A region of Candidatus Atribacteria bacterium ADurb.Bin276 DNA encodes the following proteins:
- the afr_1 gene encoding 1,5-anhydro-D-fructose reductase — translation MNHSLKVGVIGTGFIGPAHIEAARRTFLADVISLADVNDEIAQNKALQYDVKNHFGNYRDLLKDDKIQIVHICTPNHLHFQMSKEALEAGKHVICEKPLAMNRQEAEELVELADKKGLINAVHFNIRYYPLARESQRKVKKGELGEIFAVHGSYLQDWLFYPTDYNWRLESSMSGESRAVADVGSHWLDMVEFVTGEKIIQVLADFATFYPIRKKPLKPVETYAGKILHPEDYQDIAINTEDYATVLLRFGNGGHGVLTVNQVAAGRKNRLYFEIDGSQKAIAWDSEKPNELWIGYRDQANQTLLKDPSLLDSETRKIVSFPGGHNEGFPDTSKQLFKEVYQAVLDPSAPKNYPGFKDGLREVLLCEAILKSSKNNQWVEVK, via the coding sequence ATGAATCATTCACTTAAAGTTGGTGTGATTGGAACTGGCTTTATTGGTCCTGCCCATATCGAGGCAGCACGGCGAACTTTTTTAGCTGATGTCATTAGCCTTGCTGATGTTAACGATGAAATTGCCCAGAATAAAGCTCTCCAGTATGACGTGAAAAACCATTTTGGAAATTACCGCGATTTACTAAAAGACGATAAAATTCAAATAGTACACATCTGTACTCCCAACCATCTTCATTTTCAAATGAGCAAAGAAGCATTAGAGGCTGGAAAGCATGTTATTTGTGAAAAGCCTTTGGCTATGAACCGCCAGGAAGCAGAAGAGCTGGTTGAATTAGCTGATAAAAAAGGTTTAATCAATGCTGTCCACTTCAATATTCGTTATTATCCCTTAGCTCGAGAATCACAACGCAAGGTTAAGAAGGGCGAGCTTGGGGAAATTTTTGCTGTTCACGGGTCTTATTTACAAGATTGGCTATTCTATCCTACTGATTATAATTGGAGATTGGAATCCAGCATGAGTGGCGAATCCCGTGCGGTTGCTGATGTCGGTTCTCATTGGTTGGATATGGTTGAATTCGTTACTGGTGAAAAAATCATCCAAGTATTAGCTGACTTTGCTACTTTCTATCCCATTCGGAAAAAACCCTTGAAACCAGTTGAAACCTATGCAGGAAAAATTCTTCATCCGGAAGATTACCAAGACATTGCAATTAACACTGAAGATTACGCCACTGTTCTTCTCCGTTTTGGGAATGGAGGTCATGGTGTGTTAACCGTGAATCAGGTCGCAGCTGGAAGAAAAAATCGCTTGTACTTTGAAATAGATGGCTCTCAAAAAGCAATTGCCTGGGATTCGGAAAAACCCAACGAACTCTGGATTGGTTATCGAGATCAAGCTAATCAAACGCTCTTAAAAGATCCTTCGCTCTTAGACAGTGAAACCAGAAAAATTGTTTCTTTCCCTGGAGGGCACAACGAAGGTTTCCCTGATACCTCGAAACAACTCTTCAAAGAAGTGTATCAAGCTGTTTTGGATCCATCCGCTCCGAAAAATTATCCGGGTTTTAAAGATGGCCTTCGAGAAGTACTTTTGTGTGAAGCAATTCTAAAAAGCTCCAAAAACAATCAATGGGTAGAAGTAAAATAA
- the rpfG_5 gene encoding Cyclic di-GMP phosphodiesterase response regulator RpfG has translation MINCYAKKILEIIPKEYQLIIGEIVLIGVFFFVASPSTLFFHSTMGVMSLLIAYNILFLGTNYLRLSSQPFIFSISILSIFYILIDFIRIFLFWRNPFLLRNIIDLTIQLWLIARFAECAIFLIGFLAWFKRYRFLYLGLIYLGLVIFLFCSSFLWNIFPQSYQPGLGLTNFSLVSEYIISAFIYITLSILLFWKKKISVSVLRPLIISLILSIGAEVVFTMLRNQYGFMIEWRVTVKFLSLLFISQAVVQTIQNRSGKTRLSNYWWSHFKQNSQPQGETDDSKLGQVSFSPDNFNLPNHIQSLVDNAQDLLFRFQTVEPMKLEYINPAVERIIGFTPSEFYADPTLFIQRVFPEDRPLLDLYLKNPTALDKPLAIRMIRKDGTTIWMEHKYVPVYNRRKKTIAIEGIARDITERKIAEEKIRYISFHDPLTGLYNRAFFEEEISRQNFPENHPIGIILGDVNEIHLVNERFGHQEGDRILIDTANILKRVSRNQDILARWDEDEFILLIPQVDNEYLQFTVESIQKELHNIETNPLQVSISFGYAVKENQDRLITEVIETAEGWMYWNKLTRSNELSQDLVTAIEKSLRKITQETETHSDRLKKITQKIGQELGFSQEELHHLNLLARLHDLGKIATPKSILNKSGLLSPKEWDMVKRHPKIGYQIALNFSELTPIAEAILFHHERWDGTGYPQGLKGNAIPLLSRVVAIADTYDVLVDGRTYKKPISKKEALNEIKKGAGYQFDPHLVEVFLRVMSQ, from the coding sequence ATGATAAATTGTTATGCAAAAAAAATCTTAGAGATTATCCCCAAAGAATACCAACTGATTATCGGTGAGATTGTTTTAATTGGGGTCTTTTTCTTTGTAGCTTCACCATCAACACTGTTCTTTCATAGTACCATGGGGGTTATGAGCCTCCTAATTGCTTATAATATCTTATTTCTTGGCACGAATTATTTACGGCTATCTTCCCAACCCTTCATTTTTAGTATCAGCATTTTATCGATTTTTTATATTCTGATTGATTTTATACGAATTTTTCTTTTTTGGAGAAATCCCTTTTTATTGAGAAATATTATTGACTTGACCATCCAGCTCTGGTTGATTGCTCGTTTTGCTGAGTGTGCAATTTTTTTAATCGGCTTTCTTGCTTGGTTTAAAAGATACCGTTTTTTATATTTAGGACTTATTTATTTAGGCTTAGTAATATTTTTATTTTGTAGTTCATTTCTATGGAACATATTTCCTCAAAGTTATCAACCCGGCTTAGGATTAACCAATTTTTCTTTAGTGAGTGAATATATCATCAGCGCTTTTATTTATATAACCTTGTCTATTCTTCTTTTTTGGAAAAAGAAAATTTCCGTTTCAGTACTTCGTCCGCTCATTATTTCCTTGATTCTTAGTATTGGAGCGGAAGTGGTATTCACCATGCTTCGTAACCAATATGGATTTATGATCGAATGGCGGGTTACTGTCAAGTTTTTATCTCTTCTCTTTATTTCTCAGGCAGTTGTCCAGACTATTCAAAATAGAAGTGGAAAGACCCGTTTATCGAATTATTGGTGGAGTCATTTTAAGCAAAATTCCCAACCCCAGGGAGAAACCGACGACTCTAAATTAGGCCAGGTCTCTTTTTCTCCCGATAATTTTAATCTTCCTAATCATATCCAATCTTTAGTTGATAATGCTCAGGACCTTCTCTTCCGTTTCCAGACGGTTGAACCCATGAAGCTGGAGTATATTAATCCAGCAGTAGAAAGAATAATCGGATTCACCCCATCTGAATTTTATGCCGACCCTACTCTTTTTATTCAAAGAGTATTTCCTGAGGATCGACCACTTTTGGATTTATATTTAAAAAATCCCACAGCTCTTGATAAACCTCTTGCCATCCGAATGATTCGTAAAGATGGCACCACTATCTGGATGGAACATAAATATGTGCCGGTTTATAACCGCAGAAAAAAAACTATAGCTATAGAGGGAATTGCTCGAGATATTACTGAGAGAAAGATAGCCGAAGAAAAGATTCGATATATCAGTTTCCATGACCCACTTACCGGGTTATACAATCGAGCTTTTTTTGAAGAAGAGATTTCCCGTCAAAATTTTCCTGAAAACCACCCAATCGGTATTATTTTAGGAGATGTAAATGAAATTCACTTAGTAAATGAAAGGTTTGGTCATCAGGAGGGTGATCGAATTCTTATTGATACCGCTAATATCTTGAAGAGGGTTTCTCGAAATCAAGATATTTTAGCCCGCTGGGATGAAGATGAATTCATACTTTTAATACCTCAAGTCGATAATGAATATCTCCAGTTTACCGTAGAATCAATACAAAAAGAATTACATAATATCGAAACCAATCCTCTCCAAGTCAGTATTTCCTTTGGATATGCTGTGAAAGAAAATCAGGATCGATTGATAACTGAAGTTATTGAAACAGCTGAAGGATGGATGTATTGGAACAAATTGACGAGAAGTAATGAATTAAGTCAAGATCTGGTTACCGCTATAGAAAAGTCGCTTCGTAAAATTACTCAAGAAACCGAAACTCATTCCGATCGACTCAAAAAAATTACCCAAAAAATTGGCCAAGAATTAGGGTTTTCCCAAGAAGAACTCCATCACTTGAACCTTTTAGCTCGGCTGCACGATTTGGGAAAAATTGCTACTCCCAAATCAATATTAAATAAATCTGGGCTTCTTTCTCCGAAAGAATGGGATATGGTAAAACGACATCCCAAGATTGGCTATCAGATCGCCTTGAATTTTTCAGAATTAACCCCGATTGCAGAAGCTATTCTTTTTCATCACGAAAGATGGGATGGGACTGGTTATCCCCAAGGATTAAAGGGGAATGCTATTCCTCTCCTATCAAGGGTTGTAGCAATTGCCGATACCTATGATGTTTTGGTTGATGGAAGAACCTATAAGAAACCGATATCCAAAAAAGAAGCTTTGAATGAGATAAAAAAAGGTGCAGGTTATCAGTTCGACCCGCACCTGGTTGAAGTATTTCTAAGAGTAATGAGTCAATAG
- a CDS encoding Uroporphyrinogen decarboxylase (URO-D), with protein sequence MNDRERFLKIAHFQRFGDPFVFRHWFWFETVERWRREGIPANVSPYDYVSLGKDRVEYLPVNTLTLSLRPYHNAPWPIAVDPQFERKVLEEDENTVVILEIDGGVVRFSKKDPTNMPQFIRYPVPNRKTWESFKTRFDPLTPTRFLENWQVISNTDFQRDPHLQGMSWNERDFVLGVSAISLFGIFRDMMGLTGISYTLYDDPKLIEEMMDHMVYFSLEIFKKIFAAGITFDFVNLWEDMCYRSGLLVSPKIVKEMMVPRYRILTDFLRKNGVDVFLLDCDGNVDELVPLLIEGGVNGIFPMEVQAGSDPIAMRKKYGRDLIIAGGIDKRELTKGKKEVDEELKKIPWLLEQGGYYPIVDHLVPPDVPLQNYMYMMEQLQKMATTG encoded by the coding sequence ATGAATGATCGTGAAAGATTTTTAAAAATTGCTCACTTTCAACGCTTTGGAGACCCATTTGTTTTCCGACATTGGTTCTGGTTTGAAACTGTGGAACGCTGGCGGCGGGAGGGGATACCAGCCAATGTCAGCCCTTATGATTATGTTAGTTTAGGAAAAGATCGGGTTGAATATCTCCCCGTAAACACTCTCACTCTAAGTTTACGTCCCTACCATAATGCTCCCTGGCCTATAGCAGTTGATCCTCAGTTTGAAAGAAAAGTCTTAGAAGAAGATGAAAATACCGTGGTGATCCTGGAAATCGATGGAGGGGTAGTCCGTTTTTCAAAAAAAGATCCAACCAATATGCCTCAATTTATTCGTTATCCAGTTCCCAATCGGAAAACCTGGGAGTCATTTAAAACCCGTTTCGATCCATTAACTCCTACTCGGTTTTTAGAAAACTGGCAGGTTATCAGCAATACCGATTTTCAACGTGATCCTCACCTTCAAGGAATGTCTTGGAATGAAAGAGATTTTGTTCTCGGTGTTTCGGCTATTAGCCTTTTTGGGATTTTCCGTGATATGATGGGATTAACCGGTATTAGTTATACCCTTTACGACGATCCCAAACTCATTGAAGAAATGATGGATCATATGGTTTATTTCTCGCTGGAAATTTTTAAAAAAATATTTGCCGCTGGAATTACTTTTGACTTTGTTAATCTTTGGGAAGACATGTGTTACCGGAGTGGTTTATTAGTCTCACCAAAAATTGTGAAGGAAATGATGGTTCCTCGTTACCGAATTCTCACTGATTTTCTCCGAAAGAATGGAGTAGATGTTTTTCTGCTTGATTGTGATGGAAATGTTGACGAATTAGTTCCACTTCTTATTGAGGGTGGAGTAAATGGAATCTTTCCTATGGAAGTCCAAGCTGGCTCGGATCCGATTGCTATGCGGAAAAAATATGGAAGAGATTTAATTATTGCCGGAGGCATTGACAAACGAGAGCTCACCAAAGGAAAAAAAGAGGTCGATGAAGAATTGAAAAAAATTCCCTGGCTTCTTGAACAGGGTGGATACTATCCAATTGTCGACCACTTGGTTCCACCGGATGTCCCTCTTCAGAACTATATGTATATGATGGAGCAGCTCCAGAAAATGGCAACCACTGGCTAA
- a CDS encoding translocation protein TolB, which translates to MVDKTFLSYNPFMKKYSLIWFFILIILVVLSKPVFPQRFDPYLDWREMDTGHFLVVFPASLKDVALEVAILAEGILSQIETFLNTTLSFRPAIVLTDNTDIPNGQADPLQGEIHLVISQPYNQFLGTKFRNWIHMVLAHELTHMLHLEAASPEIKRWRKLLGYVVLPNVIQPMWAWEGYAMYAENHFGTQGRLSDTLYDMYLREMALGNHFEPSHLLGGYSYLDRWPGQNGCYIYGASICQFIADYFGEKKLGEISTLCSDNFHIYGFDRALKKAIGVDTDELWKLWEENLKEKYQNQYQKIQCQKTTLISFITDRGYYVSGLSLSPDGEKLIYSLSHPQFISGLRLRDLKGSQERLIVKGSIVGSPVFSHDERYLVYSKMVPEKYYSWFDIFCYDLDTGKESRLTHGLRAFSPFFQNGKVFFLRRNVFPESLCSIDPTSGKIESVSEFPSSFRPIQATIDPTGKTMVISGWKNGFLDLAFLTEDEGLHFITSDGYADLSPSFSPDGKILFFSSDRNGVYNVYAYYLDTGEYYQVTNVVNGLFEPIYNGHKFYGIAYHRSGFDVSEFLSDIHSWKKIEVEPQGIPDLLDKTPPTQNFEDKPYQATKHLFPRYWVPLLWGGTTSARDYLGFHSYSLSYQSDLQENFTTTFSYQGLFVDPEIDFWFSLDQEKYQYSLSFGYPFFLPHQNQLNFRAGYEKIYRDDSLYSGCWEGFFLSHDGSFVGGNDSWVTKQSINLTYQNGKYEVYPAQKTLFTWEMQSFRAGNIDHSWYAQMAVGYSTLPQDFVIGGRDSLWGITGYPKEFLRGKIAGRFELGYEFSVITLDQPLFSLGLVKSIHGKIYWIESAAGESWNTLDWIGSIGSELSLQSYLSEGFPLDLTMGYAHPLEPNRSGEWYLTLSTRFR; encoded by the coding sequence TTGGTCGATAAGACCTTTCTCAGTTATAATCCTTTTATGAAAAAATATTCCTTAATATGGTTTTTTATCCTAATCATCCTGGTTGTTCTTTCTAAGCCGGTATTTCCTCAACGTTTTGATCCTTATTTGGATTGGCGGGAAATGGATACCGGTCATTTTCTGGTGGTTTTTCCAGCTTCTTTAAAGGATGTAGCTTTAGAAGTTGCCATACTTGCCGAAGGTATTCTTTCTCAAATCGAAACTTTCCTCAACACCACTCTTTCTTTTCGACCGGCAATCGTCCTGACAGATAATACCGATATTCCCAATGGCCAAGCCGATCCTCTTCAAGGCGAAATCCATTTGGTTATCTCTCAACCTTACAACCAATTTTTAGGAACTAAGTTTCGAAACTGGATACATATGGTTTTGGCTCACGAATTAACCCATATGCTTCATCTTGAAGCAGCAAGTCCCGAAATCAAACGTTGGCGAAAACTTTTAGGATATGTAGTCCTTCCCAATGTTATTCAACCAATGTGGGCATGGGAAGGATATGCCATGTATGCTGAAAATCACTTTGGTACCCAAGGTCGGTTGTCTGATACATTATACGATATGTATTTGAGAGAAATGGCTTTGGGGAATCATTTCGAACCCTCTCATCTCTTAGGTGGATACAGCTATCTTGACCGATGGCCAGGTCAGAATGGCTGCTATATCTATGGTGCCAGTATTTGTCAATTCATTGCCGATTATTTTGGTGAGAAAAAATTAGGTGAGATTAGTACTCTTTGTTCGGATAACTTTCATATTTATGGATTTGATCGGGCACTTAAAAAAGCCATCGGTGTTGATACCGATGAATTGTGGAAGCTCTGGGAGGAAAATCTTAAGGAAAAATACCAAAACCAATACCAAAAAATTCAATGCCAAAAAACAACCCTAATTTCTTTTATAACTGATCGAGGGTATTATGTATCCGGCTTAAGCCTTTCTCCTGACGGAGAGAAGTTAATTTACTCATTATCCCACCCTCAATTTATCTCAGGATTACGGCTTCGTGACCTAAAAGGTAGCCAGGAGCGCTTAATAGTCAAGGGCTCAATCGTTGGAAGTCCAGTTTTTTCCCACGATGAAAGATATTTAGTCTATTCAAAAATGGTTCCAGAAAAATATTATTCCTGGTTTGATATCTTTTGCTATGATTTGGATACCGGGAAAGAAAGTAGGCTGACTCATGGCCTTCGGGCTTTTAGTCCATTTTTCCAAAATGGAAAAGTGTTTTTTCTAAGAAGGAATGTTTTTCCCGAAAGTCTATGCTCTATTGACCCTACCTCAGGAAAGATAGAATCAGTTTCTGAATTTCCTTCTTCATTCCGGCCTATTCAAGCCACGATTGATCCAACGGGAAAAACTATGGTGATAAGCGGTTGGAAAAACGGCTTCCTTGACTTGGCATTTTTAACTGAAGATGAAGGACTTCATTTTATTACTTCAGATGGTTATGCCGATCTCTCCCCTTCTTTCTCTCCCGATGGGAAAATATTATTTTTTTCTTCAGACCGAAATGGCGTGTACAATGTTTATGCATATTATCTTGATACTGGTGAATACTATCAGGTAACCAATGTGGTGAACGGATTGTTTGAACCGATATATAATGGACATAAATTTTACGGCATTGCTTACCACCGATCAGGATTCGATGTCTCAGAATTTCTATCGGATATCCATAGCTGGAAAAAGATAGAAGTAGAACCACAAGGAATTCCAGATTTACTGGATAAAACCCCTCCAACCCAGAATTTTGAAGATAAGCCCTATCAGGCGACCAAACATCTTTTTCCTCGTTATTGGGTTCCACTCCTCTGGGGTGGAACAACCAGTGCACGGGATTACCTGGGGTTTCATTCCTATTCACTTTCCTATCAAAGTGATTTACAAGAAAATTTCACCACGACATTTTCCTATCAGGGTTTGTTTGTGGATCCGGAAATCGATTTTTGGTTCTCCTTAGACCAGGAGAAATATCAGTATTCCCTCTCATTCGGTTATCCATTTTTTTTGCCTCACCAAAATCAGCTCAATTTCCGTGCCGGATATGAAAAGATTTATCGAGATGACAGCCTATATTCGGGATGTTGGGAAGGATTTTTTCTAAGTCATGACGGTTCTTTTGTTGGTGGGAATGACTCTTGGGTTACCAAACAATCTATTAACTTAACCTATCAAAATGGGAAGTACGAGGTGTATCCTGCCCAAAAAACTCTGTTTACGTGGGAAATGCAATCCTTTCGAGCCGGGAATATCGATCATTCCTGGTATGCTCAAATGGCTGTGGGGTATAGCACGCTTCCCCAGGATTTTGTAATCGGCGGTCGAGATTCATTGTGGGGAATCACTGGTTATCCCAAAGAATTCCTTCGAGGAAAAATTGCCGGCCGTTTTGAGTTGGGGTATGAATTTTCAGTAATAACTCTTGACCAACCCCTCTTCAGCCTGGGGTTAGTCAAGAGCATCCATGGAAAAATATACTGGATTGAGTCAGCAGCTGGAGAAAGCTGGAACACCTTAGATTGGATTGGAAGCATCGGGAGCGAACTTTCTCTTCAAAGTTATTTATCCGAAGGTTTCCCACTTGATTTAACTATGGGATATGCTCACCCTTTAGAGCCCAATCGCTCCGGCGAATGGTACTTGACTCTCAGTACTCGTTTTCGTTAA
- the allA gene encoding Ureidoglycolate lyase: MSTVQIQPLTYETFQKYGDFVQIDKVSPEKYQRIGQPPIEFYPDLVLQNLGSSILGVSLCRVFPRDLKIEVTEHHNDTEEGMLPLDGDVLIHVGASAEKSEDMKVEIFEVPKLTLVRLKIGVWHHAAYAKGDQPVNVLILLAERTYHNDCEVENYQFTFGKKC; this comes from the coding sequence ATGAGCACCGTTCAAATCCAACCACTTACTTATGAAACATTCCAAAAATATGGAGATTTTGTTCAAATCGATAAGGTCAGTCCAGAAAAATACCAAAGAATCGGACAACCACCAATTGAATTTTATCCTGATTTAGTTTTGCAAAATTTAGGAAGTTCAATCCTGGGAGTCTCCTTATGTCGGGTTTTCCCTCGTGACTTAAAAATTGAAGTTACCGAACATCATAACGATACTGAAGAGGGAATGTTGCCTCTTGATGGAGACGTGCTTATCCATGTTGGTGCTTCAGCAGAAAAATCTGAAGATATGAAAGTCGAAATCTTCGAAGTTCCCAAACTTACCTTGGTCAGACTAAAAATTGGAGTATGGCATCACGCCGCATATGCCAAAGGAGATCAACCGGTTAACGTGCTCATTCTTTTAGCAGAAAGAACTTACCACAACGACTGCGAAGTTGAAAATTATCAATTCACCTTTGGTAAAAAATGCTAA
- a CDS encoding putative ABC transporter-binding protein precursor, with translation MKTQKNVWILLLAMVWILSIVMVSNSQEQIAVIMPRHEMDVKGLWEQQTREFEKETGIKVELITMAWDRVADKVLTELAAGGTSFDVIEFDNAWVAKFNEAGWLVPLNQYMEADVIDQMLPGLVNTFSVDGTLYGIVWNNDTRFFMYNGKKLKDAGIAEPPHTWAEFVEQSQKMITANLIQYGSSEAAEQSQSLANWHTFISYSFGSDLFNNEGKPTFLEQPAIDALTFMADCFLNTKVIDPASLTMNQEMTANVFYNGSTAFFPQAWPGVYNASNDPSISQIVGEIEIAEYIPAVKPEYQATLNLPEALAIPATSKNPEAAWKYIEYMTSPERDKVRSLEIGTLPIWKAHFEDPELLALYPYWKNFGKQAEFARALPQLTWYDEWSYAEQIEVQNALMGTKTPQEALQSMYDAIEKNIQ, from the coding sequence ATGAAAACCCAAAAAAATGTTTGGATTTTATTGTTAGCAATGGTTTGGATTTTATCTATAGTAATGGTTAGTAATAGCCAGGAACAAATTGCAGTCATTATGCCTCGTCATGAGATGGATGTTAAGGGTTTGTGGGAACAACAAACCCGAGAATTTGAAAAAGAAACCGGTATCAAAGTAGAATTAATCACCATGGCCTGGGACCGAGTGGCGGATAAAGTTCTCACCGAATTGGCTGCAGGCGGAACATCTTTTGATGTTATCGAATTTGATAATGCCTGGGTAGCTAAGTTTAATGAAGCCGGTTGGTTGGTTCCGCTCAACCAATATATGGAAGCTGATGTTATCGATCAAATGTTACCAGGTTTAGTGAATACTTTCAGTGTCGATGGCACTCTTTATGGTATTGTATGGAATAACGATACCCGTTTTTTCATGTATAACGGAAAGAAGTTAAAAGATGCTGGTATTGCTGAACCTCCACATACCTGGGCAGAATTTGTCGAGCAGTCACAGAAAATGATTACCGCCAACTTGATTCAATACGGAAGCAGTGAAGCTGCTGAACAAAGCCAATCTCTTGCGAATTGGCATACCTTTATAAGCTATAGCTTTGGTTCTGATCTGTTTAACAATGAAGGGAAACCAACCTTTTTAGAACAACCAGCGATCGATGCTCTCACTTTCATGGCTGATTGCTTCCTGAATACCAAGGTCATTGATCCAGCTTCGCTCACCATGAACCAGGAAATGACCGCTAATGTTTTTTATAATGGAAGTACAGCCTTTTTCCCCCAAGCTTGGCCAGGTGTTTATAACGCCTCAAACGACCCATCAATTTCGCAAATAGTTGGAGAAATTGAAATAGCTGAATATATCCCGGCAGTAAAACCAGAATATCAAGCAACCTTGAACCTTCCAGAAGCTTTGGCTATTCCAGCAACATCAAAAAATCCCGAAGCAGCCTGGAAATATATTGAATATATGACCAGTCCGGAGAGAGACAAAGTTCGTTCTTTGGAAATCGGAACTCTTCCGATCTGGAAGGCTCATTTTGAAGATCCCGAGCTATTGGCTCTCTATCCTTATTGGAAAAATTTCGGAAAACAAGCAGAATTTGCCCGAGCTCTTCCTCAGCTCACCTGGTATGATGAGTGGTCCTATGCTGAACAGATTGAAGTTCAGAATGCTTTAATGGGAACCAAAACTCCGCAGGAAGCCCTCCAAAGCATGTACGATGCTATTGAGAAAAACATTCAATAA
- the sugB_5 gene encoding Trehalose transport system permease protein SugB — MDIKTKRKLNQLFLWIAVAVILIAVLAPFLWLVISSISHKVDLTSVPLRFFSKKPTFENYLKIFYGGRGVTDAASQFGQCTINSLIVAFFVTLISMVAGSLAAYGLTRLDFRGKGFIGTSIILPQILPPIALIIPLFLIINGFGLVDTRLSLILTYISFILPLVIRLMMGHFASIPSSIEEAARIDGCTRIGALMRIVLPLSAPGIAATSIFAFIIAWNEFFFALIFASTQSSKTLSVLVEEFSSKFGSDFISMSTAGVLASLPPVILALIFQKFIIQGLTAGSVKG, encoded by the coding sequence ATGGATATTAAAACGAAAAGGAAATTGAACCAATTATTCCTTTGGATTGCTGTCGCAGTAATCCTTATTGCAGTGTTAGCCCCTTTTCTTTGGTTAGTTATATCCAGTATATCCCATAAGGTAGATTTAACCAGTGTTCCACTACGTTTTTTCTCCAAAAAGCCAACTTTTGAGAATTATTTGAAGATATTTTATGGTGGTCGGGGAGTAACCGATGCTGCTTCTCAGTTTGGTCAATGTACAATTAATAGTCTTATTGTTGCATTTTTTGTAACTCTGATCTCAATGGTTGCTGGTTCCTTGGCTGCTTATGGATTAACCCGGCTTGATTTTCGAGGGAAAGGGTTCATTGGAACCTCGATAATTTTGCCTCAAATACTTCCTCCCATTGCTCTAATAATCCCATTGTTTTTAATTATCAATGGATTTGGATTGGTCGATACTCGGCTCTCTTTAATTTTAACTTATATTTCTTTTATTCTCCCTCTGGTAATCCGACTGATGATGGGTCATTTTGCTTCCATTCCTTCCAGCATTGAGGAGGCAGCTCGAATTGATGGGTGTACTCGAATTGGAGCATTAATGAGAATTGTCCTTCCCCTTTCAGCACCCGGAATAGCTGCCACATCGATTTTTGCTTTTATTATTGCCTGGAATGAGTTTTTCTTTGCTTTAATTTTTGCTTCAACCCAGTCGTCGAAAACCCTGTCGGTTTTGGTTGAAGAATTCAGTAGTAAATTTGGTTCTGATTTTATTTCCATGAGCACAGCCGGAGTTTTAGCCAGTCTTCCACCAGTTATTCTGGCTTTAATTTTTCAAAAGTTTATCATTCAGGGGTTAACAGCCGGATCGGTGAAAGGGTAA